Part of the Anopheles coluzzii chromosome 3, AcolN3, whole genome shotgun sequence genome is shown below.
acatacaaacatcTTTATCTCGAGCCAAATAGGCTGCGGGAAAAGCAGCGTGGGTGATTTATactagcgccatctattgagcagTAGCTGAAAGTTACTGTCAGCTGAGCTGTTGCTGGCCCCGTCTCTTCTTATCAaatagcagcaacagcagcagcacagggCACAGAGTgacgaagcaattagcccgtTTAACAGCGTACCTCCGGCTTTAACCCTATCACCTACATGAAACAATGCCAATTACCCACCAATTTCACACGAGTTTACCATTCAGCTCACCGTTCGGAGAGTAGTGCAGTGCTCTCGGCTTATTAGTCATTAATTAAACCTAGACTTTAAACAGCAACTGCAACCCGCTTGCGTACCAAGTGTCCGGCGCTATCATTGTGTGAGGAAGAGTATGCTTTGGACCTGGTGCCACGTTATCATCGTATGGTACGATAAAATAAAGATATCAGAAGCCTACGTATTTTAAACGCTCAGTTACAATAGTATGTGAGAACAGATGTCCTAGCTCACCACATCTCCAGCGCGGTGCTAAATGAGTGTGGACGCGATAACATGCTTCCCCTTGCGCTAGGGGGATCGTATCGAAACCTTGGTCGCGGACCTCCATCAGATAGACAACGGAGGTTTTGTGCGCTCAGATACCATTTTTCCGTGCAGGTGAGAAGAACTGCGTCCGTTTTGTCCGACATCTTGCACGCTCGCGGCAACGGTGTTTGCGAAGAGTTCGGCGTAGTTCGGTGTACGATTGGGGCAATGTGCCAAGGGCACACGGGCAGTGACAATCGCAGGGCGGGACAATCGTCATCAACATGAGTGCACGGTACGGTACGATTAGTGGAATGCTGGGCCTCGTGGAGCCCGCCGAAAGCTCAGCAGCATCCTCGATGGAGAAGATTGAAGTGCTTCCGGAACCTGCAAGAAGAACGCGCAAAAGAGGTCAGTGTTAGTCAGTGGCGGTCAAGGTGTGTTTGCACAGACGTTAATTCAGCTTTCTTTTGCCAACCTCCACAGATAGCCTTCGAAAGATTAGCGTACGCCATCTGGTGAGCAAGCTGGAAACCCGCGCAGCAGAAACGTTGGAGCGCAATTTCGGGGGTCGATTTTCGGGCCGCATTCGGAAGGGAAAGCTTGAAGATGAGGCGACACCGGGCGCTACATCCAGTTCCAGCGGTGGCGTGCCAGTGCCAGATCAGCCTTCTAGCTCAAGCGCCCGCACCTGGTATATGGTGCCGCTTTCCGCACAAAAAAGCTCTTCCAACCAGTCCGCGGACTGCTCGGCTGCGGCATCGTCTCTCTCGCTCAGCTCCAGCATGGCTACGGACGACAACAACAGTGACAACAGCGATGACACCGACGTCCAGTGGGCCGTTATCGGGCGCGATAAGATAAGCGCCGATACGGCAGAATTTAGCCAACGGTAAGGTAAAACGCTGTTTATTATGGTTTGCTCCACACCACACGGCTACACTGAAAAGGCTTAGTGGAAGGAATCGATTGATTGGTCGGGGAGGATTTTCAATCGTTGGGTGGTCCGTGGAATGTCCAGCCAGCTGATTATGTTGCACGGTGTGAAGGTTGTTTGGTGAGGAAGTTGTTTTGGATAGTTTGTTAATCGTTCGTGATAGTGAAAACCGACGTGACCGTGAATGAAGCGAAGGTCTCGCACTAGTGTAAAGAACCCGTGGTCTGGCCATCACGATGAGggtgtgtttttggtgcgtttcAAGATCGGCCCGGACTACTGTGAGCTGTAAGTGTGATACAAGTTGAACGACCTGTTCAATCGCATGTGTAAGCTTCTGGATGGAGGGAATTCGGACATAAGATAACGCCAGTGGAATAGTTAGGAAGTGTTTTAACTGCCTCAAGATCTTGACATATCAAGTTCCTTCTCAAGTTAACTGTGTAGTGTACTACAGTGTTAAAATCAAGCTAGAATCAGACGCATCAAGCACGAGTCATACGCGGTATGACTCTACAAAAATGCGCCAAATACTTTGATCTAAATGCGTCACAAGCCAACACTTCCCGGACATGAGCCACGTAAAAATGGGAGTGTACGCGCCTTTCCACGACAAAAATATCAATCACTCAGCACCGCCTCCGGAAGTTTACACCAAAACGCCCCATAAGCCTTATGAAATGCAGGAACTACCTGCCAACTTCCAATTTTGATCGAACGTTCAGAAGTATGGACTATGGCGTACTAGCAATCGGATCCATCTAGCCTTAAACCCACCCTGTTATGCTTCCGGGAGTGGGTTTTTGTTCGCGTCGCATTGATTTTTTCGGCGAGCGCTTAGCGCTTATCTCTTAAAGCTATTCAAAGAGTCGAAGAAATGCATCCAATCGAGATTGTACTTCGCGGTACAATGTTGTACAGTGACAAACAAAGCGAACTGCCTGTTGCACAATCGCTGAGTGGATTTTTGTGTTCTGTTTTGAATTGCAGTTTGTCGACTGAAGAGGCCGGTATGAAGAAGACACCTGGCACCCCTACCGTAGATCGGGAAGATTCTGGTCGGTGGAGCATCTGTTCGTAAGTAGAGCGAATGTGTTCTAGTATATATTGAAAAAGCTGAACATTTGTGTACTCTGAACGTAAATTGCAGTGACTTTGAGAGGGACTCTCTACCGGACGTGGACGATGTGTGTGATACGTGGAACGAGTTCATCTACTTGCGGCTTTCGGAGGAAAATGCCAAGCATCTAAACTCTTACAGTCCGTGAGTGAAGACGCGCTCAAtaatgtgtgaaaagcattaCTAAACGAGGCTTTGCATCCTTTTCCAGGGACTTTGAAGTGACACCGTTCGATGAGTACTATCAACCGGCAGAGGCGTCCAACACAATCATCTCGTTGCGTTTCACACCATACGAGCTGCATCGGATACTGCACGGATACGATCTGAACGACCTAAGCAACGACGGCGaagatgatcatgatgatgatgttcaaTCCCACACCTCCCATTCTTCGACCGACTCCGATAGCGTGTTTGTGGATGCATTTGTACAACATCCCACCGACGCATGCATCACCCCTTCGGTCGATTCCCTCGACGAAGGTGTCGCATTCCGAGACAGCCCGGTCGAGTCACCGGAACCGCACCATCTTCCCAATGATATTGACATGTAAGCTGTTACACACGTTCCGCCGCGTTCGCAAACTACCACGCTTATCACACCACGATAACACCTGCAATATTGATTTGCTTTCATTTGCAGTAAAATCTCGTTCCTCATCGAAGAGCTGCTCGACACGGAGCGGAACTATATCAACACGCTCGAGAAGGGTATCGCCACCTACATAGATGCCGTGTTTACCGACCAAACACCACCCGAACTGTGCGGCAAGAAGTATCACCTGTTCGGCAACCTGCAGTACATCTATCGGTTCCATCGAAATGCCTTTCTACCGCGGCTGCTGACGGCGGGCAACGATGTGGAGCTGATTGCAGACGCATTCGTGCACTTTCTCGACAACGACAGCTTTTACGGCTACGTACTGTACTCCATGTACCATCCGAAGTCGCAGCGGCTGTGCGAGCAGCATATTGAGTTCTTTCgccagcatcagcaacagcacggCGATAAGCTGGGGGTGAAAAGTTTGATACTGCAGCCGATACAGCGGCTGCCCCGGTaccagctgctgctgacgaGCCTGTTCAAGCAGCTGGTAAAGAAGCCGGGTGCGATCAGCAGGAACACGCAGCTGCACAAGGTTTGCGTGGCGGAGAAGCGGCTGCAGACGCTGATCGGGATCATGAACGAGTCGGTTACGGTCAACGATATTCTGCAGTGTGAAAAGGTAAGAGTGGAGAGCGACTTTAGGTGAAAGACTGCGACACTAACCTAAAATTGGATCGATTTCAGGCTGAAGATGATGAGGTTGAGTTGGGCTTCGGTGTTCCCAAGCCAGCCATCGTACTCAGGAACCAAAATCACGACAATCAGGTACTATTCCTGTATCCCAAGGACAACGAACATGTGGATCACAATAAACCGGTAAGTAGTTTGTTACGCAAATACCTTAAAATCCACCCTTGCTAACTATTGTTCCTTCTCTTCCAGATCAACATTCTTCACCAGGGCAAGTTCCGCAGTGTCTTTCCCGTGTTCATCAACGATCTCCGCCTGAAGCGCCAATACCAGGGCCGTCTGTTTGTGTTCGAGCGTTGCGTGATCTACACCGAACAGCTCGACCTCAAATCTCTCACGTACCGTGGCCACTACACGCACCAGGAAGTGGAGTTCGACTTTACCAACCGACAGATCTTGAAACTTTCCTCCCGCCGCCACGAACGGCTAGAGATTGAGGTGAAGGTTAACATACAGAGTCCGGGCAAAACGCACCTGCCGGACGTAATGATGGCGATCAAGACGATCATCGATCGAAGAGATCAGCGTGAAAGCTTCGCATTCGATGGCGCTGCCGGTGAGGCGCTGGCAATGCTGCGCGACACATTCTCACGCCGCAATTCCAGCTTCCGCAGCAGTTTCTCCAGCACTACGAGCGATTCGAGCTTTCTGAGCGTGTTCAGCAGTCCGGCAGCAGCGGCCGCAGCGGAAGAGGACTCGACCGCTGCCGGCTCAGCGCACCGCGCAGGCAGTGTCCTGTCGGAGTGTGGGTCGATCGAGACGATGCTACACTTTCAGCAGCACTTCGAGCGTGCGCTGGACGAGTGTACGAATCTTTACATCCGCACGCTGCCGGAAGATGTGGCCGGCCAGCTGGAAGAGATGGTGGAGATACTGGACGAGATGTTGCGCATTCAGCGCGCGATCAATCGGCGCCTGTTTGAGCAGGAGTTTGAGCGGCTCAGCTACGACAGTGATCTGCAGTACCTTTGCTGCGTGTTTCGGGACTGCTTCCGGCGCAGCGAGTTCGACGTGTTTCTGCGCTACGTCGAGCATGTGAAGACGGTGGAGTCGATGCTGATGAGCTTCGAGCAGTATTCGAGCAGTCAGCAGaagggtgatggtggtggtgctagtGGGTCGACACTCACGATCGATGCCTTTCTCTATCTGCCGATCAAGTACGTGAACCGGTGTCATCAGTTTTTCAGTGTTGCGTGGGCTCAGCGAGAGGAAGACCGGACAGACTGTTCCGAGTTTAAGACGGTCGAGCTGCGGTACGTGCACGAGCAGATGGCACTGGTGCAGCGGCGGGTCAATGAAAACTATCAGATCCGTCAGCTGATTATGGATGTGCAGTTTCTGAACGAGATTGGACTGGTGAAGCACTCCGAGATCGTAAAGCTGGAGGGATCGTATGCACTGTTCCGTTTGCTACTCACCAAAACAGGACTGCTCTGCATGAAGATCAATGCTGAACAGGTGAGTGTCGTGTTGATTAAGGGTGATGGGTGGACGCTGAATGTGATTAATAAGCGCTCCTCTTTTCCATTCCACATTAGCATAAGGTGGAAACGTACAGCAGTGTCACCTTCTACTGTCCGTACACGAAGGTCTCGGCGCGTACGAGTAAGCGTAGCGGCACCGTCTGGTACGTCTACTTGGACAGTCGAAAAACGACACTGATCTTCCCGTCCCGGCACCTGCGCTACCTCACGATCGAGCAGTTCAACACGCTCTCCACCCagatgaagcagaaagagCGGGAAAAGCGACGATCGTTCTTCTACGTCACCTGAAAAGAGGGTGAGGAGGTGACACTTGTCACAGGACACCGCAGGGCAGAGATATTGGAGGGCACGGTTTTAAAGCCTAGCAACTCCACACGCCGAAGAGAGTGATGTAACCGATAGTCagcaaataaattattctttCCATTGTATTCTTTCATGTATCTACCTTCCATCGCTCGGGGACTTCCCGAAATTCGAAGGCCCTTACAACCCAATGCAACCCCATTTCAGGAATGTGAAAACGATATCGCTGATAACACAAATTGTTTCGAAAATCAATGATGGTTGCGCTGAGTCATCGGTACCGATGTTCGGTGCAACCCACGGGAAGCACGTTATCTATCGATAGCGTCGCAATATTTGACGGTAATGTCCAATGTCTTACCCACCATCTATCACTGTACAAACGCACACCGTTACAACTCAGTTGTGTTGGCACGTACGAGGAAAATTCATTCCGTCCTCCCCCGAAAAACGGAACCACGGCACATACCGCTAATTGGGAAGAGGCCGGCACCGGTTACGGGTGGTATGGTGTTAGTACGGTTGGATGGAAAGTGTGCGCGTGCgaggctgtgtgcgtgtgcgcgcgagggctcgtaTGTTATCATTGCAGTGCCGTGGAGGAATTATCGCGTGTAATATCGCATGCATCCCGAGCGGTAGGCCGTACCGATATGTATGATTTTAGATACTTGGATaaacgagttttttttcttgactAAATTGCAGTATCTTGAATGTATGAATTAGGCATATTTGGATGGCCATAGCTAGCAAGATGTCTGCTCAGTCCAATTTCCAAGCTGATGTCCATTGACCTCCAAACATGGctacaaatatatttatattttggaACCGAAAATATTGCCTAGAATGCCTAATgcctagttttttttttaatttctgaaTCAGGTGTGATTTTTTAATCCGGTTCCGGAAATAAAACTACTCATAAAGATGTTTGTATTATGTTTTGACGGCATTCACAAACTAAATCATTCTTTAATTATAGTTGTACTACGATCCTATGATGTTTGATTAAGTGTTATGCCTTTTTGattcatatttttcaaaatttaccTCTAAGGCGAAACCTTATACAGGCGAGGGACAATACTAACATTCGAAAATGTCACAGCGTTAGAGAACAACTGAAACCGGTCTGAgaagaaggtaaaataaaaaaataaaaaataaataaaataatataaataaataaatatataaataaatatagcTGTGACTGATGTACAACAATATCAACAATAACTGAGGCTAGACACAGCTTCTAGGAGCAGGGAATTTCCTGCAAACTAGCCATTGGGCTAATAATCTTaaaatttttgttgttttttttttctatcgtttGTTAGTTAAACTAATTAATCACGATTTGAACATCACGATGGTGTTTCTCAGCTCATGGAGGAGTTCAAAATAacgatttgttgttttctaAGGTTGAACATTAATTGGATTATTtaagaaaaatgttgacaaaCAATATTTGAATACAGTGTTTCCCCGAGatacgcgacactcgagttacgcgaattcgagttacgtgaatttttatttttaaaagtttagaaaaatattttgcaattttttttaaagctttaGAACACTAAAAACCAGGAGTCCCCATTTTTCTACACCAATTACATCAAATACGTAATAAATTGcataaataaactaaatttaatcaaaaatcattattaatcaAATATATTTTAGCTGTAAAACGTGATATTTGACTTATGCGAAAATCCGATTTACACGAATGTCCCTGGAACGCATTATCCGCGTAACTTGGGGAATGACTGTacttttaaataaacaaaatcaaaagtaAGACGAAACCATCTATTAGACCATGTTCATTATTTACTAAATGGGTTACTTTcttctaaaataaaataaaaataaaaataaatcataatacatcaaaatattgaaaactaGCCGTCAAATTAGCTGATAAAACATGTACCAATCTCTAGCAAAACAAGTGAGTGCTCTGTGTAAtagaaactaaaacaaaacatctacTGAACCTAAATCCCCGCTGCATTCACTCTCAACAACAGCACGTTCAATGTCCTTTCAAATAGTTGTGTTAATTTGTTCTACGATAAGAACAACCCTTGAACAACAACCGCAGCTTTGAACACGTTCGAAACCGTCACGATCGACACCAAATGAAACTACCGTTCTCGCGCACCCCGAGCCGTCACACCGCACTGGACCTCACTTCCAATCGATCGTACTTAGGCTAGCGCTGTGTGTATGGAAGTGGTATCATATCGGCAATGTGTAATCTTCCAGCGATCGGGCCACAGCCCCAAACCCCCAAACGCACACAGCCCGATTTGTGATAACGATCGAGACGTCACTGCCACACACCTGTTGCGGCCTAACGCGCCGCTGGCATAAGGGTAAGGAAAAACTGTCTCGCGGgcaacaacacagcacaatTACCAACCCCCTAAtgggcgcacacacacacatgcatacgcacacacacacacacttgctcgGCCATTCAACTGAGTCACGGAATGCCGCCGCACTCGGTGTGTGTCGCGCAACTCGCGCTCCGGTGTCCAGTATTTGTTCGCCGATTAGCAGTGGCGGTCGTCGTCGGTTTAGGGCTCTTTGGTTTCCGGACCGGACCGCTGGTACGGTGGTAGTTACCTTTCTTCCATGTGTGTTTCCAAGTACGCGGGGAAAAGTCCAAAGAAAAGCCACACCGGAGAAAGTGATTTGATCACGCTACACCGATCTGCGAACCCGATCAGATCGGCGGTGTTCTACGACGAGTCTGTGTGCAAGTGTCTGTTAGTGCCATTTGCCGGTTGTGCGGGGGAGTGTTGAGCATTAGAAATTTCCGCATGCACAGTGTGAGAAGAGTGAAgtgagacaaaaaaaaaacggttgttgtttttcaacCCCAAACCCATTAGTATCGTGTCAGCAG
Proteins encoded:
- the LOC120955196 gene encoding uncharacterized protein LOC120955196; the encoded protein is MSARYGTISGMLGLVEPAESSAASSMEKIEVLPEPARRTRKRDSLRKISVRHLVSKLETRAAETLERNFGGRFSGRIRKGKLEDEATPGATSSSSGGVPVPDQPSSSSARTWYMVPLSAQKSSSNQSADCSAAASSLSLSSSMATDDNNSDNSDDTDVQWAVIGRDKISADTAEFSQRLSTEEAGMKKTPGTPTVDREDSGRWSICSDFERDSLPDVDDVCDTWNEFIYLRLSEENAKHLNSYSPDFEVTPFDEYYQPAEASNTIISLRFTPYELHRILHGYDLNDLSNDGEDDHDDDVQSHTSHSSTDSDSVFVDAFVQHPTDACITPSVDSLDEGVAFRDSPVESPEPHHLPNDIDIKISFLIEELLDTERNYINTLEKGIATYIDAVFTDQTPPELCGKKYHLFGNLQYIYRFHRNAFLPRLLTAGNDVELIADAFVHFLDNDSFYGYVLYSMYHPKSQRLCEQHIEFFRQHQQQHGDKLGVKSLILQPIQRLPRYQLLLTSLFKQLVKKPGAISRNTQLHKVCVAEKRLQTLIGIMNESVTVNDILQCEKAEDDEVELGFGVPKPAIVLRNQNHDNQVLFLYPKDNEHVDHNKPINILHQGKFRSVFPVFINDLRLKRQYQGRLFVFERCVIYTEQLDLKSLTYRGHYTHQEVEFDFTNRQILKLSSRRHERLEIEVKVNIQSPGKTHLPDVMMAIKTIIDRRDQRESFAFDGAAGEALAMLRDTFSRRNSSFRSSFSSTTSDSSFLSVFSSPAAAAAAEEDSTAAGSAHRAGSVLSECGSIETMLHFQQHFERALDECTNLYIRTLPEDVAGQLEEMVEILDEMLRIQRAINRRLFEQEFERLSYDSDLQYLCCVFRDCFRRSEFDVFLRYVEHVKTVESMLMSFEQYSSSQQKGDGGGASGSTLTIDAFLYLPIKYVNRCHQFFSVAWAQREEDRTDCSEFKTVELRYVHEQMALVQRRVNENYQIRQLIMDVQFLNEIGLVKHSEIVKLEGSYALFRLLLTKTGLLCMKINAEQHKVETYSSVTFYCPYTKVSARTSKRSGTVWYVYLDSRKTTLIFPSRHLRYLTIEQFNTLSTQMKQKEREKRRSFFYVTEVNCETCNEANRPPKFAQHISVGGWENKMSSHGGGGSSTNNEDDVEEAIHQSYARPKKQSTHLKPAGDRVSCDSGISLEDPALIHTPANQPPPSTLVRRPKGNGGAASYVRRLTQLFENLTHDELRQEQERQEQQCTMGTLAPPGVLQQVTEESTTPEVTEDRPTAPPLLQLRAAVPCQVPIVVESVVESENCPAASEASNDAEIAQDALAPLLPARSRRSNLEASAEDRVMAMSVRASGGAAVGKKRLSRRRQTLQGAVGGGGGAGARALGYTTPEQSDKTDGEQCYDYMYDDDEFDTSDEDEEEEREQAPAVHHPDRAIAGSEGEFGEGPTVPDEISEAHNMLVPGVVDRGTPHYEEHDEFSSSSFDSDSEDGEPFAVRPDSNSSLKTARVSSILQELLANEANYVQTLGRGIENYVSIMAGKHLPPGLRGQKYHIFGNIEKIHNLHQNQFLPMLESNRASIAGIAETFIWFLENDKFYCYIMFALNRPKSERICNKNLDFFQRRQQEVDDKLGLNSFLLQPIQRLPRYKLLLAEINKEILKQLEDTLLESVKDEIGILCKAEKRLERFIDIVNEAMSINDIQECYEAPTSVQMELMNQCLAISDLFSSPLHAPMVLILRPHQDHNPSKREPINLFSQGKFRKMFEVDIYDWDHRRRYPAKLFLFERSAIYAEKVKTHLEYRGRYDESEIGMHNENRNKVYLYARKRGIQEIEVTCGDMNEAQRLSTHVEKMMCEFAVNERDRINTMVRPRIPSVMTINRRSVTSMMSGTGPVNSMRESYESTSQTTWSTDKPIAQLAIMQKNFCRILAANRRYYFHDLPQEIASRVAEFMRVYDRILHFHTKRLYEDLSRADIGIDEVCEMFIGYFKEGVFDVYNEYIRLFKPAAEILKNVHKATRSSITDSMVAPTMDEFTFLSVQHWNKLEHFFQALVVQLSEQLNSGHMEHQDLFRKLAYVEVQVAGFRKLLFQNYRLFNMDEKISPAKLGLVLYSDRVRYDNETISSHRVLLCDRAVVCVKFHFVREFGRQTEKYTGFAFIDRFGRDGPKMPNVRISKKSEVRLNVVQNEAKHPIDFGNTANRDKFYGQYCTVFARHS